In Thermodesulfitimonas autotrophica, the following proteins share a genomic window:
- the rpsP gene encoding 30S ribosomal protein S16 — MAVKIRLKRIGAKKQPRYRIVVADARSPRDGRFIEEIGYYNPVADPAELKIDEARAREWLARGAQPTDTVRALLARTGIL, encoded by the coding sequence TTGGCCGTTAAAATCAGACTGAAAAGAATAGGCGCCAAGAAGCAGCCCCGTTACCGGATCGTGGTAGCGGACGCCCGTTCGCCGCGAGACGGCCGTTTTATCGAAGAGATCGGCTATTATAACCCGGTTGCCGACCCGGCCGAACTCAAGATCGACGAAGCCCGGGCCCGGGAGTGGCTTGCCCGCGGCGCGCAGCCGACCGATACCGTGCGGGCACTGTTAGCGCGAACCGGAATCCTGTAA
- a CDS encoding KH domain-containing protein: MKELVEILAKALVDKPEEVDVKLIEKEQSVVIELRVAAEDTGKVIGKHGRIARALRQMVKAAAAKSRKKVVLEIL; encoded by the coding sequence ATGAAGGAACTCGTCGAGATTCTGGCCAAAGCCCTGGTCGATAAGCCAGAAGAGGTGGATGTCAAGCTCATCGAAAAAGAACAGTCTGTCGTGATCGAGCTGCGGGTGGCCGCCGAAGATACGGGGAAGGTAATCGGGAAGCACGGCCGGATTGCCCGTGCGCTCCGGCAAATGGTAAAGGCTGCGGCGGCCAAGTCCCGCAAAAAAGTAGTCCTCGAGATTCTTTAA
- a CDS encoding YlqD family protein, whose amino-acid sequence MDRITVTRPVIIKARVTEKYKEFLLARLAAAIEEADREVQRVEFQAKRLHAEKKGRPVPAEIEQLERVRREKVAEKQRLQHQYEALKQLPPGAEIIQGRTESLVEIGIGDDAKRLNPVEIVIEEGKVIALREQG is encoded by the coding sequence ATGGACCGGATAACCGTTACCCGGCCGGTGATCATCAAAGCGCGGGTAACCGAAAAATACAAGGAGTTTCTCCTGGCCAGGCTCGCCGCGGCAATCGAAGAAGCAGACCGCGAAGTGCAGCGGGTCGAATTCCAGGCCAAACGGCTGCACGCCGAAAAGAAAGGCCGCCCGGTCCCCGCCGAAATCGAACAGCTCGAAAGGGTGCGCCGGGAAAAGGTGGCGGAAAAACAGCGGCTGCAGCACCAGTACGAGGCCCTGAAACAACTTCCTCCCGGTGCGGAAATCATCCAGGGACGCACCGAAAGCCTGGTGGAAATAGGAATAGGCGACGATGCAAAACGCCTCAACCCGGTGGAGATCGTAATTGAAGAAGGAAAGGTTATCGCGCTCAGGGAGCAGGGTTGA
- the rimM gene encoding ribosome maturation factor RimM (Essential for efficient processing of 16S rRNA), whose amino-acid sequence MKKERLSRSGSRVEPVKEEFITVGEIVAPHGCRGAVRILPLTDFPERFLRMEKLILLRKGERKSYVVEEAREHKRFVIVKLAGIDTMDDAAALRGALIQVPRGETVPLPPGRYYVFEIIGLKVWSEEGAFLGEVSAVLATGANDVYSVQTPSGREILIPALKAVVRKIDLQEGKMVVRLPEGLL is encoded by the coding sequence TTGAAGAAGGAAAGGTTATCGCGCTCAGGGAGCAGGGTTGAACCGGTAAAGGAGGAGTTCATTACCGTAGGCGAAATTGTGGCCCCCCACGGATGCCGGGGGGCCGTTCGCATTCTCCCCCTGACCGACTTCCCGGAGCGTTTCCTCCGGATGGAAAAGCTGATCCTGTTAAGGAAGGGCGAAAGAAAGTCTTACGTGGTTGAGGAAGCACGGGAGCACAAAAGGTTTGTCATCGTCAAGCTCGCCGGCATCGATACCATGGACGACGCGGCGGCCCTCCGGGGGGCCCTCATTCAGGTGCCCCGCGGGGAAACGGTACCGCTCCCGCCAGGCCGTTACTACGTTTTTGAAATCATAGGACTCAAGGTCTGGTCGGAGGAAGGAGCCTTCCTCGGCGAAGTGAGCGCGGTTCTGGCGACCGGCGCGAATGACGTTTACAGCGTCCAGACACCTAGCGGCAGAGAGATCCTGATCCCCGCCCTGAAGGCGGTAGTCCGGAAAATCGATCTTCAGGAGGGGAAGATGGTGGTCCGGCTGCCGGAAGGACTTTTATGA
- the trmD gene encoding tRNA (guanosine(37)-N1)-methyltransferase TrmD: protein MQFDILTLFPEMFTGPFSASIIKRAIERDLLTVNLINIRDYARNKHRTVDDAPYGGGAGMVMEPEPVVLALEAVREKRGGDMGPVILLCPQGEPFTQRLAAELAEEEHIVLVCGHYEGIDERVRAYTTGEISIGDYVLTGGELPAMVVVDAVSRLIPGVLGEETSPVTDSFATGLLEHPHYTRPREFRGAAVPEVLLSGHHARIARWRREEALLRTLVRRPDLLATAALTADDRRFLKELATHLNRLNLGD from the coding sequence ATGCAATTCGATATCCTCACCCTCTTCCCGGAGATGTTTACCGGCCCCTTCTCTGCCAGCATTATCAAGCGGGCAATTGAGCGGGACCTGTTGACGGTAAACTTAATCAACATCCGGGATTACGCACGGAACAAACACCGCACCGTGGACGATGCCCCTTACGGCGGCGGCGCCGGAATGGTCATGGAGCCCGAACCTGTCGTCTTGGCTCTCGAAGCAGTGCGGGAAAAGCGCGGGGGCGATATGGGCCCGGTAATCCTGCTCTGCCCCCAGGGCGAGCCGTTTACCCAGCGGCTGGCGGCCGAGCTGGCGGAGGAGGAGCATATTGTCCTCGTCTGCGGCCACTACGAAGGAATAGACGAGCGGGTGAGAGCATACACCACCGGCGAAATCTCCATTGGCGATTACGTGCTGACCGGCGGAGAGCTGCCGGCGATGGTGGTGGTGGACGCCGTTTCCCGCCTTATTCCGGGCGTCCTGGGTGAAGAAACGTCACCCGTGACGGACTCTTTCGCCACCGGTCTTCTGGAGCACCCGCACTACACGCGCCCCCGGGAATTCCGCGGCGCAGCGGTGCCGGAGGTGCTCTTAAGCGGCCACCACGCCCGGATAGCCCGCTGGCGGCGCGAGGAAGCGCTGCTGCGCACCCTCGTCCGGCGCCCAGACCTTCTCGCCACGGCGGCCCTGACCGCCGACGATAGGCGTTTTCTCAAGGAACTCGCCACCCACCTTAACCGTCTAAATCTCGGCGACTAA
- the rplS gene encoding 50S ribosomal protein L19: MTHIQELFANEAHLTKEIPDFRPGDTVRVHVKVVEGGRERIQVFEGVVIRRRGGGLDETFTVRRVSYGVGVERIFPLRSPRIDRIEVVRRGKVRRARLYYLRKLRGKAARIEERR, encoded by the coding sequence ATGACCCATATTCAGGAGTTGTTTGCTAACGAAGCGCATCTAACGAAGGAGATCCCTGATTTCCGGCCGGGAGATACCGTACGCGTCCACGTCAAGGTAGTAGAAGGCGGCCGGGAAAGGATCCAGGTATTTGAAGGCGTAGTCATCCGGCGCCGTGGGGGCGGGCTCGACGAGACCTTCACCGTCCGGCGCGTCTCCTACGGCGTGGGCGTTGAGCGCATCTTCCCGCTGCGCTCGCCGCGGATTGACCGCATCGAGGTGGTCCGGCGCGGTAAGGTACGGCGCGCCCGTCTTTACTACCTGCGGAAATTACGCGGCAAAGCTGCACGTATCGAAGAACGGCGATAG
- the lepB gene encoding signal peptidase I yields MLESLIIAIVLAVVIRAFIFQPFYIPSGSMMPTLYRGDRIIVSKLSYRFHPPQRGDIIVFHYPHNPKKTYIKRLIGLGGETVTLADGKLFINGQEVPEPYLPPGTYFADFGPVKVPEGCYFMLGDNRMNSEDSRVWGFLDRRLIIGKAVLVYWPPDHIKVIH; encoded by the coding sequence ATCCTCGAGTCGCTCATCATCGCGATCGTTTTAGCCGTCGTCATCCGGGCCTTTATTTTTCAGCCCTTTTACATTCCTTCCGGCTCGATGATGCCGACGCTTTACCGGGGAGACCGGATCATCGTCTCTAAACTCTCCTACCGGTTCCACCCTCCCCAGCGGGGTGACATCATCGTTTTTCACTACCCCCACAACCCGAAGAAAACCTACATCAAGCGGCTGATCGGTCTTGGCGGCGAAACGGTAACGCTGGCCGACGGCAAACTTTTTATCAACGGGCAGGAGGTTCCTGAACCCTACCTGCCGCCGGGTACCTATTTTGCCGACTTTGGTCCGGTGAAGGTCCCCGAAGGCTGCTACTTTATGCTCGGTGATAACCGGATGAACAGCGAGGACAGCCGAGTGTGGGGCTTTCTGGACCGGCGGTTGATTATCGGGAAAGCGGTGCTCGTCTACTGGCCACCGGACCACATTAAAGTAATCCACTGA
- the ylqF gene encoding ribosome biogenesis GTPase YlqF produces MDIHWYPGHMAKARKLIRESLKLVHVIFELLDARIPRSSRNPDIAALLAGKPRVVILNKTDLADPAETRLWAERLVAEGTPVVQLDSFTGRGFGKIPRAVREAAAPGRTGTIRGMVVGIPNVGKSTFINRLAGQKAAATGARPGVTRGKQWIRVAPGIELLDTPGVLWPRFDDREVALKLAATGALKEEAIDCEAVALWLLDWIRAEYPGVLKRRYQLAALPADSHMLLETIGLKRGLVVAGGRVDRFKAAVALLKEFREGRLGRFTLDKCPV; encoded by the coding sequence ATGGATATTCACTGGTATCCGGGCCACATGGCCAAAGCCCGGAAGCTCATCAGGGAATCCCTCAAGCTCGTTCACGTCATCTTCGAACTACTTGACGCCCGCATTCCCCGCTCCAGCCGCAACCCCGACATCGCCGCGCTCCTTGCCGGCAAGCCCCGGGTGGTGATCCTGAATAAGACCGACCTCGCCGACCCCGCCGAAACCCGCCTCTGGGCCGAGAGGTTAGTTGCCGAAGGCACGCCCGTGGTGCAGCTCGACTCCTTCACCGGGCGCGGTTTTGGCAAAATCCCGCGCGCCGTGCGGGAGGCGGCCGCACCCGGGCGCACCGGGACTATCAGAGGTATGGTCGTCGGCATCCCGAACGTCGGTAAATCCACCTTCATCAACCGGCTCGCCGGCCAAAAGGCGGCGGCCACCGGCGCCCGGCCCGGCGTGACGCGTGGCAAGCAGTGGATCCGCGTTGCTCCGGGAATCGAGCTGCTCGACACGCCCGGCGTCCTTTGGCCCCGCTTTGACGACCGGGAAGTGGCACTCAAGCTCGCGGCCACCGGAGCGCTGAAAGAAGAAGCGATCGACTGCGAGGCAGTCGCCCTCTGGCTTCTCGACTGGATCCGTGCCGAATACCCGGGGGTGCTCAAGCGCCGCTACCAATTGGCGGCGCTGCCGGCCGACAGCCATATGCTCTTGGAAACGATCGGGCTGAAGCGCGGGCTGGTGGTCGCCGGGGGCCGGGTGGACCGCTTTAAGGCGGCGGTGGCGCTCCTGAAAGAGTTCCGGGAGGGCCGGCTCGGCAGGTTTACCCTGGATAAATGTCCGGTTTGA
- a CDS encoding ribonuclease HII — MFPQYTVTFSEDARELLCRGTPAEEKARYEALFFFEQDLRRRGCALIAGVDEAGRGPLAGPVVAAAVILPEEVDLPGLDDSKRLSAAQRERLAAQICTCARAWAVGLASVAEIDALNILQASFLAMRRALAGLPLKPDHVVVDGRPIPRLPLPQTGVVRGDAQVAAVAAASIIAKVTRDRLMVALDREFPQYGFARHKGYPTREHLAMLQRYGPSPHHRRSFGPVKALLGGPGGYA; from the coding sequence ATGTTTCCGCAATACACGGTAACCTTTTCGGAAGATGCCCGGGAGTTACTTTGCCGGGGCACGCCCGCTGAAGAAAAAGCGCGCTACGAAGCCCTTTTCTTTTTTGAGCAGGACCTGCGGCGGCGCGGCTGCGCGCTGATCGCCGGCGTGGATGAGGCTGGCCGGGGACCGCTGGCCGGCCCGGTGGTAGCCGCAGCGGTAATCCTGCCGGAAGAGGTGGACCTGCCAGGACTTGACGACTCCAAGCGCCTCAGCGCCGCGCAGCGGGAACGTCTGGCAGCGCAGATCTGCACTTGTGCCCGCGCCTGGGCGGTGGGCCTGGCCTCCGTCGCCGAGATCGACGCCCTAAACATCCTCCAGGCCTCTTTCTTAGCGATGCGCCGGGCACTCGCCGGCCTTCCCCTTAAGCCCGACCACGTAGTGGTGGACGGGCGTCCCATCCCCCGCCTCCCCCTGCCCCAGACGGGCGTAGTCCGCGGCGACGCGCAGGTGGCGGCGGTGGCCGCGGCCTCGATCATCGCCAAAGTGACGCGCGACCGGCTAATGGTCGCGCTCGACCGGGAGTTTCCCCAGTACGGCTTCGCCCGGCACAAGGGCTACCCCACCCGCGAACACCTCGCCATGCTCCAGCGGTACGGCCCCTCCCCCCACCACCGGCGGAGCTTCGGCCCGGTGAAAGCCCTGCTCGGAGGACCGGGCGGTTATGCCTGA
- a CDS encoding YraN family protein, with product MPDARRRRGAEAEALAAAYLKRKGYQILARNYRCRYGEIDLIAIDQGTLVFVEVRAKSSLHFGTPQESVGYKKQQKLREVARYYLANEWRRGSPCRFDVVAVQFDRESGEMKDLEHIENAF from the coding sequence ATGCCTGACGCGAGGCGACGCCGCGGCGCCGAAGCGGAAGCTTTGGCCGCCGCGTACCTCAAGCGCAAGGGCTACCAGATTCTCGCCCGGAACTACCGCTGCCGCTACGGCGAAATCGACCTCATCGCCATAGACCAGGGCACCCTCGTCTTCGTCGAGGTCCGGGCCAAATCCTCCCTGCACTTCGGCACCCCTCAGGAAAGCGTCGGCTACAAAAAACAGCAGAAACTCCGGGAAGTGGCGCGCTACTACTTGGCCAACGAGTGGCGCCGGGGCAGCCCCTGCCGCTTCGACGTCGTCGCCGTGCAGTTCGACCGGGAAAGCGGGGAAATGAAAGACCTCGAGCACATCGAGAACGCGTTTTAA
- a CDS encoding YifB family Mg chelatase-like AAA ATPase, with protein sequence MLAVVKSVALYGLQGYLVRVEVDVGGGLPAFEIVGLPDAAVREARDRVRAALKNAGFTFPLGRITVNLAPADIRKEGPGYDLALAAGILAATGQVPAQAAARFVYFGELSLDGTVRGVCGVLPAVAAAVDYGENEVVVAAANAHEAALVAGATVYPVENLQELAQFLAGERELPQPCRVDLAAGEPRKATLDFSEVRGQLYAKRALEVAAAGGHNVLMIGTPGTGKTMLARRLPTILPAMTFAEALEVTKIHSLAGLLPPGEPLLRERPFRAPHHTASPAALVGGGRYPRPGEVSLAHHGVLFLDEFPEFSKEALEALRQPLEDGIVTVSRAAAAVSFPARIMLVAAANPCPCGYQGDQEKECTCSPAQLQRYRSRLSGPLLDRIDICITVPRVRFEELAGEPAGESSAAVRQRVEGARAVQRERFRGTPVTCNAAMTGAQVRRFCGPTREAQRMLQAAFRQMALSARAYDRVLKVARTIADLEGAEAIGTAHIAEALQYREREGAAF encoded by the coding sequence TTGCTGGCGGTGGTTAAAAGCGTGGCGCTTTACGGCCTGCAGGGGTATTTGGTGCGGGTGGAAGTTGATGTCGGCGGGGGATTGCCTGCCTTTGAGATTGTGGGGCTTCCAGATGCGGCCGTCCGCGAGGCGCGCGACAGAGTGCGGGCGGCGCTGAAAAATGCCGGATTTACGTTTCCGCTCGGGCGGATTACGGTCAACCTGGCCCCGGCCGATATCCGTAAGGAGGGACCGGGTTACGATCTCGCGCTGGCCGCCGGCATCCTGGCGGCGACGGGGCAGGTGCCGGCCCAAGCCGCGGCCCGGTTTGTCTATTTTGGCGAACTCTCGCTCGACGGCACGGTGCGGGGGGTCTGCGGGGTGCTGCCGGCGGTGGCGGCTGCGGTGGACTACGGGGAAAACGAGGTAGTGGTGGCGGCAGCAAATGCCCACGAGGCGGCGCTGGTGGCGGGGGCCACGGTTTATCCCGTGGAAAATCTGCAGGAGCTGGCGCAGTTTCTCGCTGGGGAGCGAGAGCTCCCGCAGCCGTGCAGGGTTGACCTGGCGGCGGGTGAACCCCGGAAAGCGACGCTTGATTTTAGTGAGGTTAGGGGCCAGCTTTATGCTAAGCGGGCGCTTGAAGTGGCGGCGGCTGGCGGGCACAACGTTCTCATGATCGGCACGCCGGGAACGGGCAAGACGATGCTGGCGCGGCGGTTGCCTACCATTTTACCGGCGATGACTTTCGCGGAGGCGCTCGAGGTGACAAAAATCCACAGCCTGGCGGGCCTTTTACCTCCGGGCGAGCCGCTTTTGCGGGAGCGACCCTTCCGCGCGCCCCACCACACCGCTTCGCCAGCGGCGCTTGTCGGGGGCGGCCGCTATCCCCGCCCGGGGGAAGTGAGCCTCGCCCACCACGGCGTTCTTTTTCTCGACGAATTCCCCGAGTTTTCTAAGGAAGCGCTCGAGGCCCTGCGCCAGCCGCTGGAGGACGGGATCGTGACTGTTTCGCGCGCGGCAGCCGCGGTTTCCTTTCCCGCGCGGATCATGCTGGTTGCTGCTGCCAACCCCTGCCCGTGCGGTTATCAAGGGGACCAGGAGAAAGAGTGCACCTGCTCGCCGGCGCAACTGCAGCGCTACCGGAGCCGTCTTTCCGGGCCGCTGCTCGACCGGATCGATATCTGCATCACCGTCCCGCGGGTCCGGTTTGAAGAGCTGGCCGGCGAACCGGCTGGGGAAAGCTCGGCGGCGGTGCGCCAGCGCGTGGAGGGGGCAAGGGCGGTCCAGCGGGAGCGTTTCCGGGGCACGCCGGTCACCTGTAACGCGGCGATGACGGGTGCTCAGGTGCGACGTTTCTGTGGCCCGACGCGGGAGGCGCAGCGGATGTTGCAGGCGGCTTTCCGGCAAATGGCGCTGAGTGCGCGCGCCTACGACCGGGTATTGAAAGTTGCCCGGACCATCGCGGACCTGGAAGGTGCCGAAGCGATCGGCACCGCGCACATCGCCGAGGCGCTGCAGTACCGGGAGCGCGAGGGGGCGGCTTTTTAG
- a CDS encoding DUF4198 domain-containing protein, with the protein MTTLLKAVKGHEIWLLPEAGHGHKGRELRCRLFYGHAMHPDGVAPRDRLRAWAVDPGGEKISLPVTENGDDHHLVRLVPEREGLWALVAENDVGPIVLTKGGLYKPGTRKEYPDAREAACYYQYAKTYLQVGHFCAACGDLFKQADVSFLGNELEIVLSPGDYRAGSEVALQVRYRGGPLPGALLCANWSLSEKRDWPLRVPTDAQGRATIRLTAGGHWLFYVRHTDAGRGVPGEYEKRVVSATLSLYGVR; encoded by the coding sequence GTGACAACGCTCTTAAAAGCAGTAAAGGGACACGAGATCTGGCTCCTGCCGGAGGCCGGCCACGGCCACAAAGGCCGTGAACTGCGCTGCCGGCTCTTTTACGGCCACGCGATGCACCCGGACGGGGTAGCCCCCCGCGACCGGCTTAGGGCTTGGGCGGTTGATCCGGGGGGTGAAAAGATCAGCCTCCCGGTCACCGAAAACGGCGACGACCACCACCTCGTCCGGCTGGTGCCGGAGCGGGAAGGGCTGTGGGCGCTGGTCGCTGAAAATGACGTAGGCCCCATAGTGTTGACTAAAGGCGGGCTTTACAAGCCCGGCACGCGCAAGGAGTACCCGGACGCCCGCGAGGCTGCCTGTTACTACCAGTACGCCAAAACTTACCTGCAGGTCGGCCACTTTTGCGCCGCCTGCGGCGACCTCTTCAAACAAGCTGACGTCAGCTTCTTGGGGAACGAGCTCGAGATCGTCCTGTCGCCCGGCGATTACCGCGCCGGCAGCGAGGTCGCCCTCCAGGTGCGCTACCGCGGCGGGCCGCTCCCTGGCGCGCTCCTCTGCGCCAACTGGAGTCTCAGCGAAAAAAGGGACTGGCCGCTGCGCGTTCCCACCGACGCCCAGGGCCGGGCAACGATCCGCCTGACGGCAGGCGGCCACTGGCTCTTCTACGTCCGCCACACCGATGCCGGCCGCGGCGTGCCGGGCGAGTACGAAAAACGGGTGGTCAGCGCCACCCTAAGCCTGTACGGCGTCCGGTAA
- a CDS encoding DUF3243 family protein codes for MERMEHGERMALENFPKELAAKIREGKAAGLSDEQLVDGIINLGDVLAKFVKPDSPEEALLKEMWRMATPAEKRTMASLVLRLGSKVVH; via the coding sequence ATGGAACGGATGGAGCACGGGGAGCGGATGGCCCTAGAGAATTTCCCCAAAGAGCTGGCGGCCAAGATAAGGGAAGGCAAGGCCGCAGGGCTTTCCGACGAGCAGCTTGTGGACGGGATTATTAATTTAGGTGACGTGCTGGCCAAGTTTGTGAAGCCCGATTCGCCGGAGGAGGCGCTGCTTAAGGAGATGTGGCGCATGGCTACGCCCGCGGAGAAGCGGACGATGGCGAGTTTGGTGCTGCGGCTCGGCTCAAAGGTGGTTCATTAA